One genomic region from Amycolatopsis sp. FBCC-B4732 encodes:
- the glpK gene encoding glycerol kinase GlpK yields the protein MPDYVGAVDQGTTSTRFMIFDHGGNEIARHQLEHEQILPKPGWVEHDATEIWERTRSVIATALNKANLTAGDLAALGITNQRETTVVWNRRTGRPYYNAIVWQDTRTDRIASALEREGKGEVIRRKAGLPPATYFSGGKLQWILENVDGVREDAEKGDALFGTTDSWLIWNLTGGPDGGVHVTDPTNASRTMLMDLETLDWDDELLSFFTVPRAMLPAIRPSSNPGFFGVTRADGPLGSEVAITGVLGDQQAATVGQVCFRPGEAKNTYGTGNFLLLNTGQELVRSKHGLLTTLCYQFGDEKPVYALEGSIAVTGSAVQWLRDQLGIISGASQSESLARQVEDNGGVYFVPAFSGLFAPYWRSDARGAIVGLTRATTNAHLARATLEAICYQTRDVVEAMQNDSGVTLDVLRVDGGVTANELCMQLQADILGVPVSKPVVAETTALGAAYAAGLAVGFWRSTDELEQNWNEDKRWTPSWNDEQRAEGYAGWQKAVGRTLDWVDVE from the coding sequence ATGCCTGACTACGTCGGCGCCGTTGACCAGGGCACCACGAGCACGCGCTTCATGATCTTCGACCACGGCGGCAACGAAATCGCCCGCCACCAGCTCGAACACGAGCAAATCCTGCCCAAGCCGGGCTGGGTCGAGCACGACGCCACCGAGATCTGGGAACGCACCCGCTCGGTCATCGCGACCGCGCTCAACAAGGCCAACCTGACGGCGGGGGACCTGGCCGCGCTCGGCATCACCAACCAGCGCGAGACCACGGTCGTGTGGAACCGCCGCACCGGCCGCCCGTACTACAACGCGATCGTCTGGCAGGACACGCGCACCGACCGGATCGCCTCCGCACTGGAGCGCGAAGGCAAGGGCGAGGTCATCCGCCGCAAGGCCGGCCTCCCGCCCGCCACGTACTTCTCCGGCGGCAAGCTGCAGTGGATCCTCGAAAACGTCGACGGCGTGCGCGAGGACGCGGAGAAGGGCGACGCCCTCTTCGGCACCACCGACTCGTGGCTCATCTGGAACCTGACCGGCGGCCCGGACGGCGGCGTGCACGTCACCGACCCGACCAACGCCTCGCGCACCATGCTGATGGACCTGGAGACCCTCGACTGGGACGACGAGCTCCTGTCGTTCTTCACCGTCCCCCGCGCGATGCTGCCGGCGATCCGGCCATCGTCGAACCCGGGCTTCTTCGGGGTCACCCGGGCGGACGGCCCGCTCGGCAGCGAGGTCGCCATCACCGGCGTCCTCGGCGACCAGCAGGCGGCGACCGTCGGCCAGGTCTGCTTCCGGCCCGGCGAGGCCAAGAACACCTACGGCACCGGCAACTTCCTGCTGCTCAACACCGGCCAGGAGCTGGTGCGCTCGAAGCACGGCCTGCTGACGACGCTGTGCTACCAGTTCGGCGACGAGAAGCCGGTCTACGCGCTGGAAGGCTCGATCGCCGTCACGGGGTCCGCGGTGCAGTGGCTGCGCGACCAGCTCGGCATCATCAGCGGCGCGTCGCAGAGCGAGAGCCTGGCCCGCCAGGTCGAGGACAACGGCGGCGTCTACTTCGTCCCGGCGTTCTCCGGGCTGTTCGCGCCGTACTGGCGGTCCGACGCGCGCGGCGCGATCGTCGGCCTGACCCGGGCCACGACCAATGCCCACCTGGCGCGGGCCACCTTGGAAGCGATCTGCTACCAGACCCGCGACGTCGTCGAGGCCATGCAGAACGACTCCGGCGTCACCCTCGACGTGCTGCGGGTCGACGGCGGTGTCACCGCCAACGAGCTGTGCATGCAGCTGCAGGCGGACATCCTCGGCGTGCCGGTGTCGAAGCCGGTCGTCGCCGAGACCACCGCGCTCGGTGCCGCGTACGCGGCCGGGCTGGCCGTCGGCTTCTGGCGGTCGACCGACGAGCTGGAACAGAACTGGAACGAAGACAAGCGCTGGACGCCGTCGTGGAACGACGAGCAGCGCGCCGAGGGCTACGCGGGCTGGCAGAAAGCCGTCGGCCGCACGCTCGACTGGGTCGATGTGGAGTGA
- the glpK gene encoding glycerol kinase GlpK, which produces MVQRYVMSIDQGTTSTRCILFDARGRLVSVVQREHQQHFPRPGWVEHDAVEIWRNVSRIVPQALADAGAGAEQVAGLGIANQRETTVLWDRRTGNPVGRAIVWQDTRTDAMLEQLAREPGADRVRQLCGLPLATYFSAPRIRWLLDRTPGLRERAERGDVLFGTIESWLIWNLTGGAEGGVHVTDVTNASRTMLMNLRTLSWDDELLDFFDVPRAMLPEIRSSTEVYGTTSRVVPGIRIAAALGDQQAALFGQTCFAPGEAKCTYGTGSFLLLNTGPTPVLSTHGMLTTVGFKIGDEPAVYALEGSIAVTGSLVQWFRDGLELIGSAPEIETLARTVEDNGGCYIVPAFSGLFAPHWHSEARGVIAGLTSYITKGHLARAVLEATGWQTREVVDAMNADSGLALSSLKVDGGMTADNLLMQFIADVLDVPVVRPMVAETVSLGAAYAAGLSVGYWPDLEGLRRNWHRAGQWLPAMDPARRTSEYGHWRQAVELTFGWMRPGPAAAPPGSDLVEVLLADHRRFEQLLRDLRNTEADRAASVAELAALLVAHATATERIVRPDSPGSPFADDLLAVLESEDFEKALPHLENIVDAHVRSEERGLLNDLRRTMSTSDRTGLGRVFVAERRRQLDLDCGNADHIRELGDRLTL; this is translated from the coding sequence GTGGTCCAGCGGTACGTGATGTCCATCGACCAGGGCACCACCTCCACCCGGTGCATCCTGTTCGACGCCCGCGGCCGGCTCGTGTCGGTCGTGCAGCGCGAGCACCAGCAGCACTTCCCGCGGCCGGGGTGGGTCGAGCACGACGCCGTCGAGATCTGGCGGAACGTGTCGCGGATCGTCCCGCAGGCGCTCGCCGACGCCGGAGCGGGCGCCGAGCAGGTGGCCGGGCTCGGGATCGCCAACCAGCGCGAGACCACCGTGCTGTGGGACCGGCGGACCGGCAACCCGGTCGGGCGCGCGATCGTCTGGCAGGACACCCGCACCGACGCCATGCTCGAACAGCTCGCCCGCGAGCCCGGCGCCGACCGCGTGCGGCAGCTGTGCGGCCTGCCGCTGGCGACGTACTTCTCGGCCCCGCGCATCCGCTGGCTGCTCGACCGCACCCCCGGCCTGCGCGAACGCGCCGAGCGCGGCGACGTCCTCTTCGGCACCATCGAGAGCTGGCTCATCTGGAACCTGACCGGCGGCGCCGAGGGCGGCGTGCACGTCACCGACGTCACCAACGCCTCGCGCACCATGCTGATGAACCTGCGCACCCTCAGCTGGGACGACGAGCTCCTGGACTTCTTCGACGTCCCGCGCGCGATGCTGCCGGAGATCCGGTCCTCGACGGAGGTCTACGGCACGACGTCGCGGGTGGTGCCCGGGATCCGCATCGCCGCGGCGCTGGGCGATCAGCAGGCCGCGCTATTCGGCCAGACGTGCTTCGCGCCCGGCGAGGCGAAGTGCACCTACGGCACCGGCAGCTTCCTGCTGCTCAACACCGGCCCGACCCCGGTGCTGTCGACCCACGGCATGCTCACCACGGTCGGCTTCAAGATCGGCGACGAGCCCGCGGTGTACGCGCTGGAAGGCTCGATCGCCGTCACCGGGTCGCTGGTGCAGTGGTTCCGCGACGGGCTGGAGCTGATCGGCAGCGCCCCGGAGATCGAGACGCTGGCCAGGACGGTCGAGGACAACGGCGGCTGCTACATCGTGCCCGCGTTCTCCGGGCTGTTCGCCCCGCACTGGCACAGCGAGGCCCGCGGGGTGATCGCCGGCCTGACGTCGTACATCACGAAGGGCCACCTCGCGCGGGCGGTGCTGGAGGCGACCGGCTGGCAGACCCGCGAGGTCGTCGACGCGATGAACGCGGACTCCGGGCTGGCGCTGTCGTCCCTGAAGGTCGACGGCGGGATGACCGCGGACAACCTGCTGATGCAGTTCATCGCCGACGTCCTCGACGTCCCGGTGGTCCGCCCGATGGTGGCGGAGACAGTGTCGCTGGGCGCGGCCTACGCGGCCGGGCTGTCGGTCGGCTACTGGCCGGACCTGGAGGGCCTGCGCCGCAACTGGCACCGCGCCGGCCAGTGGCTCCCGGCGATGGACCCGGCCCGCCGGACCTCCGAGTACGGCCACTGGCGCCAGGCGGTGGAGCTGACGTTCGGCTGGATGCGCCCCGGCCCGGCCGCGGCCCCGCCCGGCTCCGACCTGGTCGAGGTCCTGCTGGCCGACCACCGCAGGTTCGAGCAGCTGCTGCGCGACCTGCGCAACACGGAAGCGGACCGCGCGGCTTCGGTGGCGGAGCTGGCGGCTCTGCTGGTCGCCCACGCGACGGCGACCGAGCGGATCGTCCGGCCGGACTCCCCGGGTTCGCCGTTCGCCGACGACCTTCTGGCGGTGCTGGAGAGCGAGGACTTCGAGAAGGCGTTGCCGCACTTGGAGAACATCGTGGACGCGCACGTGCGGAGCGAGGAACGCGGCCTGCTGAACGACTTGCGCCGCACGATGTCCACTTCGGACCGCACCGGGCTGGGCCGGGTGTTCGTCGCGGAACGGCGCCGCCAGCTGGACCTGGACTGCGGGAACGCGGACCACATCCGCGAGCTGGGCGACCGGCTCACCCTTTGA
- a CDS encoding IclR family transcriptional regulator, whose translation MPGPIQSIERAAAILRLLARGSGRLGVGEIAESLELAKGTAHGILRTLQGVGFVEQDRDTGKYQLGAALLHLGTSYLDVNELRSRAINWADALAARSGEAVRIGAPLEGRVLVVHHVFRPDDSLQSLDVGTLLPLHATALGKVLLAYDTTLKADPESYTRRTLVTQTAIKRACAKVREAGWAAENGEMISGEAGIAAPIRGHGGIVVGAIGVSGAVERICEPDGSPSPRLLGHVRDAARAVSRDLGASRW comes from the coding sequence GTGCCCGGTCCGATCCAGTCCATCGAGCGCGCCGCCGCGATCCTGCGGTTGCTGGCGCGCGGTTCGGGCCGTCTGGGCGTCGGCGAGATCGCCGAGTCGCTCGAGCTGGCCAAGGGCACGGCGCACGGGATCCTGCGCACGCTGCAGGGCGTCGGGTTCGTCGAGCAGGACCGCGACACGGGCAAGTACCAGCTCGGCGCGGCCCTGCTGCACCTGGGCACGAGCTACCTCGACGTCAACGAGCTGCGCTCCCGCGCGATCAACTGGGCGGACGCGCTGGCCGCGCGCAGCGGCGAGGCCGTCCGGATCGGCGCGCCGCTGGAGGGCCGGGTGCTGGTGGTGCACCACGTGTTCCGCCCCGACGACAGCCTGCAGAGCCTCGACGTGGGCACGCTGCTGCCGCTGCACGCGACCGCGCTCGGCAAGGTCCTGCTGGCCTACGACACGACGTTGAAGGCGGACCCGGAGTCCTACACGCGCCGGACGCTGGTCACCCAGACGGCGATCAAGCGGGCGTGTGCGAAGGTACGGGAGGCGGGCTGGGCGGCGGAGAACGGCGAGATGATCTCCGGCGAGGCGGGGATCGCGGCCCCGATCCGCGGTCACGGCGGCATCGTGGTCGGCGCGATCGGCGTGTCCGGCGCGGTGGAGCGGATCTGCGAGCCGGACGGCAGCCCGAGCCCGAGGTTGCTGGGCCACGTCCGCGACGCGGCGCGTGCGGTGTCGCGCGACCTGGGTGCGTCGCGATGGTGA
- the glpD gene encoding glycerol-3-phosphate dehydrogenase, translating to MKRSSVEAVPLSPLYRAETLKKLAREEVDVLVVGGGVTGAGVALDAASRGLSTALVEARDFAAGTSSRSSKLIHGGLRYLEQLDFKLVREALKERGLLLQKLAPHLVRPVKFLVPLQHRVWERGYIGAGVTLYDTLGGARALPRHRHLSKRGAFKAAPALADDALIGAIQYYDAQVDDARHTMTIARTAAEQGASVLTRARVTSLLREGPRVVGAKVVDRESGVEFEVRARTVVAATGVWSDDMAEAAGIPAPFTVRASKGIHLVVPREKIDLDTGLILRTEKSVLFVIPWGRHWIVGTTDTEWDLDREHPAASRADVDYVLEHLNKVLRTPVTHDDIEGVYAGLRPLLAAKAAATTKLSREHAVAHPVPGLVIVAGGKYTTYRVMAADTVDAVVEDVGRPAPPSWTDRLPIVGADGYHELWDGRFGVASRAGLTVPQVEHLLQRYGTRIWNLLDLIRDEPELGSPIPGASEYLRAEAVYAASHEGALHLEDVLTRRTRISIEERDRGVTAAPEVAALMAPVLGWDAHRTEREVANYLARVAAERSAQEAPDDEAANATRLAAPALLPS from the coding sequence ATGAAGAGGAGTTCGGTGGAAGCCGTGCCGCTGTCCCCGCTGTACCGGGCGGAGACGCTGAAGAAGCTGGCGCGCGAAGAGGTCGACGTGCTGGTCGTCGGCGGGGGAGTGACCGGGGCCGGCGTTGCGCTCGACGCCGCGTCGCGGGGCCTGTCGACCGCGCTGGTCGAGGCCCGTGACTTCGCCGCCGGCACGTCCAGCCGGTCGTCGAAGCTGATCCATGGTGGCCTGCGCTACCTGGAGCAGCTCGACTTCAAGCTGGTGCGCGAGGCCCTCAAGGAACGCGGGCTGCTGCTGCAGAAGCTCGCGCCGCACCTGGTGCGGCCGGTGAAGTTCCTGGTGCCGCTGCAGCACCGGGTGTGGGAGCGCGGGTACATCGGCGCCGGCGTCACGCTGTACGACACGCTCGGTGGCGCTCGCGCCCTCCCGCGGCACCGGCACCTGTCCAAGCGCGGCGCGTTCAAGGCGGCGCCGGCACTGGCCGACGACGCGCTGATCGGCGCCATCCAGTACTACGACGCCCAGGTCGACGACGCCCGCCACACGATGACGATCGCGCGGACGGCCGCCGAGCAGGGCGCTTCGGTGCTGACGCGGGCTCGCGTGACTTCGCTGCTTCGCGAGGGTCCTCGCGTGGTCGGTGCGAAGGTGGTCGACCGCGAAAGCGGTGTCGAGTTCGAGGTCCGGGCTCGCACGGTCGTCGCCGCGACGGGCGTGTGGAGCGACGACATGGCGGAGGCGGCCGGGATCCCCGCGCCGTTCACCGTCCGCGCGTCGAAGGGCATCCACCTGGTGGTGCCGCGGGAGAAGATCGACCTCGACACCGGGCTGATCCTGCGCACCGAGAAGAGCGTCCTCTTCGTGATCCCGTGGGGCCGTCACTGGATCGTCGGCACCACCGACACCGAGTGGGACCTCGACCGCGAGCACCCGGCGGCGAGCCGCGCGGACGTCGACTACGTGCTGGAGCACCTCAACAAGGTGCTCCGGACCCCGGTGACGCACGACGACATCGAGGGCGTCTACGCGGGCCTGCGACCGCTGCTCGCGGCGAAGGCGGCCGCGACGACGAAGCTGTCGCGGGAACACGCGGTGGCGCACCCGGTGCCGGGCCTGGTGATCGTGGCCGGCGGCAAGTACACGACGTACCGGGTGATGGCCGCGGACACGGTCGACGCGGTGGTCGAGGACGTCGGCCGCCCGGCCCCGCCGTCGTGGACCGACCGCCTCCCGATCGTCGGCGCGGACGGCTACCACGAGCTGTGGGACGGCCGCTTCGGTGTCGCTTCGCGGGCGGGCCTCACGGTGCCGCAGGTCGAGCACCTCCTGCAGCGCTACGGCACGCGGATCTGGAACCTCCTGGACCTGATCCGCGACGAGCCCGAGCTGGGCTCGCCGATCCCGGGCGCTTCGGAGTACCTGCGTGCCGAAGCGGTGTACGCGGCTTCGCACGAAGGCGCGCTGCACCTGGAGGACGTCCTGACCCGCCGGACGCGCATCTCGATCGAGGAGCGCGACCGCGGTGTCACGGCGGCCCCCGAGGTCGCGGCGCTGATGGCCCCGGTGCTGGGCTGGGACGCGCACCGCACCGAGCGCGAGGTGGCCAACTACCTCGCGCGGGTGGCGGCCGAGCGCTCGGCCCAGGAGGCCCCGGACGACGAGGCGGCGAACGCCACCCGCCTCGCTGCGCCGGCCCTGCTGCCCAGCTGA
- the argG gene encoding argininosuccinate synthase, with product MSKVLTSLPVGERVGIAFSGGLDTSVAVAWMRDKGAVPCTYTADIGQYDEPDIDSVPGRASQYGAEIARLVDCREALVEEGLAALTCGAFHIRSGGRGYFNTTPLGRAVTGTLLVRAMLEDDVQIWGDGSTYKGNDIERFYRYGLLANPSLRIYKPWLDADFVTELGGRKEMSEWLVAHDLPYRDSTEKAYSTDANIWGATHEAKSLEHLDTGIEIVKPIMGVAFWDPAVEIPAEDVTIGFEHGRPMTINGKEFASAVDLVLEANAIGGRHGLGMSDQIENRIIEAKSRGIYEAPGMALLHAAYERLVNAIHNEDTLASYHNEGRRLGRLMYEGRWLDPQAMMLRESLQRWVGTAITGEVTLRLRRGEDYSILDTTGPAFSYHPDKLSMERTEDSAFGPVDRIGQLTMRNLDIADSRAKLEQYASLGMVGGSNPKLIGAAQAASTGLIGAMPEGGAQVIASRGKTDDVELLDSAAMEFGTD from the coding sequence ATGTCCAAGGTGCTCACTTCCCTGCCCGTCGGCGAGCGTGTCGGTATCGCCTTCTCCGGTGGCCTCGACACTTCCGTAGCGGTCGCGTGGATGCGCGACAAGGGCGCGGTGCCCTGCACCTACACCGCCGACATCGGGCAGTACGACGAGCCCGACATCGACTCGGTGCCCGGGCGCGCGAGCCAGTACGGCGCCGAGATCGCCCGGCTGGTCGACTGCCGGGAAGCACTCGTCGAAGAGGGGCTCGCCGCGCTGACCTGCGGCGCGTTCCACATCCGCTCCGGCGGCCGCGGCTACTTCAACACCACGCCGCTCGGCCGCGCGGTCACCGGCACGCTGCTGGTGCGCGCGATGCTCGAGGACGACGTCCAGATCTGGGGCGACGGCTCCACCTACAAGGGCAACGACATCGAGCGGTTCTACCGCTACGGCCTGCTGGCCAACCCCTCCCTGCGGATCTACAAGCCGTGGCTCGACGCCGACTTCGTCACCGAGCTCGGCGGCCGCAAGGAGATGTCGGAGTGGCTGGTCGCGCACGACCTGCCCTACCGCGACAGCACCGAGAAGGCGTACTCGACCGACGCCAACATCTGGGGCGCGACGCACGAGGCGAAGTCGCTGGAGCACCTCGACACCGGCATCGAGATCGTCAAGCCGATCATGGGCGTGGCGTTCTGGGACCCCGCCGTCGAGATCCCGGCCGAGGACGTCACGATCGGCTTCGAGCACGGCCGGCCGATGACGATCAACGGCAAGGAGTTCGCCAGCGCCGTCGACCTGGTGCTGGAAGCCAACGCCATCGGCGGCCGGCACGGTCTCGGCATGTCCGACCAGATCGAGAACCGGATCATCGAGGCCAAGAGCCGCGGCATCTACGAAGCGCCGGGCATGGCGCTGCTGCACGCCGCGTACGAGCGGCTCGTCAACGCCATCCACAACGAGGACACCCTCGCCAGCTACCACAACGAGGGCCGCCGCCTCGGCCGCCTGATGTACGAAGGCCGCTGGCTGGACCCGCAGGCGATGATGCTGCGCGAGTCGCTGCAGCGCTGGGTCGGCACCGCGATCACCGGCGAGGTGACGCTCCGGCTGCGCCGCGGCGAGGACTACTCGATCCTCGACACGACCGGCCCGGCGTTCAGCTACCACCCGGACAAGCTGTCGATGGAGCGCACCGAGGACTCGGCGTTCGGCCCGGTGGACCGGATCGGCCAGCTGACCATGCGCAACCTCGACATCGCCGACTCGCGGGCGAAGCTGGAGCAGTACGCGAGTCTCGGCATGGTCGGCGGCTCGAACCCGAAGCTGATCGGCGCCGCGCAGGCCGCGTCGACCGGCCTCATCGGCGCGATGCCGGAGGGCGGCGCCCAGGTGATCGCCTCGCGCGGCAAGACCGACGACGTGGAGCTGCTCGACAGCGCCGCGATGGAGTTCGGCACCGACTGA
- a CDS encoding MIP/aquaporin family protein, with protein MVRNLKARGLGGEMAAEFVGTMILILFGCGVVAQVAAAGIGDHDSIAWAWGLGVTLGVYVASRISGAHLNPAVTIALAVFKGFEWRKVAPYAVAQTAGAFLAALLVRWNYTEVLNAKDPGLTIKTQGVFSTLPGNGTLPVGDWGAFRDQIIGTAILLIVLFAITDLRNTSPGANLAPVVVGFLVVAIGMAWGTNAGYAINPARDFGPRLASWLTGYDTAWSDQYGFPYWWIPIVGPIIGALVGGAIYKYLIERFLPAGDPLDAMPAKDLEPAN; from the coding sequence ATGGTGCGAAACCTCAAGGCCCGCGGGCTCGGCGGCGAGATGGCCGCCGAGTTCGTGGGAACGATGATCCTCATCCTGTTCGGGTGCGGGGTGGTGGCGCAGGTCGCCGCCGCGGGCATCGGGGACCACGACAGCATCGCCTGGGCCTGGGGGCTCGGCGTCACGCTCGGTGTCTACGTCGCTTCGCGGATCAGCGGCGCGCACCTGAACCCGGCCGTGACCATCGCGCTCGCGGTGTTCAAGGGCTTCGAGTGGCGCAAGGTCGCCCCGTACGCCGTGGCGCAGACCGCCGGCGCGTTCCTCGCCGCCCTGCTGGTGCGCTGGAACTACACCGAGGTGCTCAACGCCAAGGACCCCGGCCTCACGATCAAGACCCAGGGCGTCTTCTCCACCCTGCCGGGCAACGGCACGCTCCCGGTGGGCGACTGGGGCGCCTTCCGCGACCAGATCATCGGCACCGCGATCCTCCTGATCGTCCTCTTCGCCATCACCGACCTGCGCAACACCTCGCCGGGCGCGAACCTGGCCCCGGTCGTCGTCGGCTTCCTGGTCGTCGCGATCGGCATGGCCTGGGGCACCAACGCCGGCTACGCGATCAACCCCGCCCGCGACTTCGGCCCGCGCCTGGCGTCCTGGCTGACCGGCTACGACACGGCGTGGTCCGACCAGTACGGCTTCCCCTACTGGTGGATCCCGATCGTGGGCCCGATCATCGGCGCCCTCGTCGGCGGCGCGATCTACAAGTACCTGATCGAGCGTTTCCTGCCCGCCGGGGACCCGCTGGACGCCATGCCCGCCAAGGACCTCGAGCCCGCCAACTGA
- a CDS encoding TetR/AcrR family transcriptional regulator, producing the protein MTKRGATLSTSDARRDVVVDAAIAEFARGGFHATPISAVAERADISPAYVFKLFPGKVSLFVAALDRCYELVTHALSNGAARAEDDDPEKLLYAMGGAYAELIADRNLLMLQVHAQSAADTPEIADAVRRGLAKVTEFARSRSGAADEQVQRFIAYGQLCHLIATLDLDEHTGEWAAVLSTGIRHPGKN; encoded by the coding sequence ATGACGAAACGCGGTGCGACCCTCTCCACCTCCGACGCCCGGCGGGACGTCGTCGTCGACGCCGCCATCGCCGAGTTCGCGCGGGGCGGGTTCCACGCGACGCCGATCAGCGCGGTGGCCGAGCGGGCCGACATCTCCCCCGCGTACGTCTTCAAGTTGTTCCCCGGCAAGGTTTCCCTCTTCGTCGCCGCGCTGGACCGCTGCTACGAACTCGTCACGCACGCGCTGTCGAACGGCGCCGCCCGCGCCGAGGACGACGACCCCGAAAAGCTCCTCTACGCGATGGGGGGCGCCTACGCCGAGCTGATCGCCGACCGGAACCTGCTCATGCTGCAGGTGCACGCCCAGTCAGCGGCCGACACGCCCGAGATCGCCGACGCCGTGCGGCGCGGGCTGGCCAAGGTGACCGAGTTCGCCCGGTCCCGCTCCGGCGCCGCGGACGAGCAGGTCCAGCGGTTCATCGCCTACGGCCAGCTCTGCCACCTGATCGCCACCCTCGACCTCGACGAGCACACCGGCGAGTGGGCCGCGGTCCTCTCCACCGGCATCCGCCACCCCGGCAAAAACTGA
- a CDS encoding medium chain dehydrogenase/reductase family protein: protein MNVTEIVLPGLVEPDGLRVEHRELPPLAAGEALVRVEASGISFAEQQMRRGKYYDQPPFPFVPGYDVVGTVAEADDPALVGRRVAAMTKIGGWSSHLAVAAADLVPVPDGLDAADAETFVVNGITAWQMLHRHAKVKPGGTILVHGASGGVGTTLVQLARAAGITVIGTASARNLDVVTALGATALDYRGDVPARVRELAPGGVDAVFDHVGGPGIVDSFRLLAPGGALIAYGSASTKDTGGNPKPAVLKLVARLVWWNVAPNRRRAHFYNVWGGKRNLTRFRARLAEDLTAVFALAAKGQLKAQVAARIPLADAGKALALAESGTVTGKVVLVP from the coding sequence ATGAACGTCACCGAAATCGTCCTCCCCGGCCTCGTCGAGCCGGACGGCCTGCGCGTCGAGCACCGCGAGCTGCCGCCCCTGGCCGCCGGCGAAGCCCTGGTCCGCGTCGAGGCGAGCGGGATCTCCTTCGCCGAACAGCAGATGCGGCGCGGCAAGTACTACGACCAGCCGCCGTTCCCGTTCGTGCCCGGCTACGACGTCGTCGGCACGGTGGCCGAAGCCGACGACCCCGCGCTGGTCGGCCGGCGCGTGGCCGCCATGACCAAGATCGGCGGCTGGAGCAGCCACCTCGCCGTCGCCGCCGCTGACCTCGTGCCGGTGCCCGACGGCCTGGACGCCGCCGACGCGGAGACGTTCGTGGTCAACGGCATCACGGCGTGGCAGATGCTGCACCGGCACGCGAAGGTGAAGCCGGGCGGCACGATCCTGGTCCACGGCGCGAGCGGCGGCGTCGGCACCACGCTCGTGCAGCTGGCCCGCGCGGCCGGGATCACGGTCATCGGCACGGCTTCGGCCCGCAACCTCGACGTCGTGACCGCGCTCGGCGCCACCGCGCTCGACTACCGCGGGGACGTCCCGGCCCGGGTGCGCGAGCTGGCACCAGGCGGGGTCGACGCCGTCTTCGACCACGTCGGCGGGCCCGGCATCGTCGACTCGTTCCGCCTGCTCGCGCCCGGCGGCGCGCTGATCGCGTACGGCAGCGCGTCCACGAAGGACACCGGCGGCAACCCGAAGCCCGCGGTGCTGAAGCTGGTCGCCCGGCTGGTGTGGTGGAACGTCGCCCCGAACCGGCGCCGCGCGCACTTCTACAACGTCTGGGGCGGCAAGCGGAACCTCACCCGGTTCCGCGCGCGGCTCGCCGAAGACCTCACCGCCGTCTTCGCCCTGGCGGCCAAGGGACAGCTCAAGGCGCAGGTGGCCGCGCGGATCCCGCTGGCCGACGCCGGGAAGGCGCTGGCACTGGCCGAATCCGGCACCGTCACCGGCAAGGTCGTGCTCGTCCCCTGA